In Agrococcus jenensis, the genomic window ACAGCAGTGCGATGAGTCCCTGGTCCATGCCGTCGACGCTACGAGTGATCAGACATGCAGTCCAGCGCACGATCGTGCAGCATCATAAGGATCGCTTCATCTAGGATCGAGGGATGGACCTGCCGCTCGACCATCTCCGCACGCTCGCCGCCGTCGTCGACGCCGGCACGCTCGACCGGGCGGCCGTGCAGCTCGCGGTGTCGCCGAGCGCGGTGAGCCAGCGCATCCGCGCGATCGAGCAGCGCGTCGGCCGGGTGGTGCTGCAGCGGACGAAGCCGGTGCGCGCCACCGAGGCCGGTGAGGCGCTCGTGCGGCTCGCGCGGCAGCTCGCGCTGCTCGAGCACGACGCGCGCATCGCGCTCGGCGACGACACCCTCGCGCAGCGCGTGCCGCTCGCCGTGAACGCCGACTCCCTCATCACCTGGTTCCTGCCCGCGCTCGCCGCGGTGACCGCCGAGCGGAGCGTGACGTTCGACATCCATCGCGAGGACCAGGAGCGCACCGCCCAGCTGCTCGAGGCGGGCACCGTCATGGGCGCGGTCACCTCGCAGCGCGAGCC contains:
- a CDS encoding LysR family transcriptional regulator ArgP encodes the protein MDLPLDHLRTLAAVVDAGTLDRAAVQLAVSPSAVSQRIRAIEQRVGRVVLQRTKPVRATEAGEALVRLARQLALLEHDARIALGDDTLAQRVPLAVNADSLITWFLPALAAVTAERSVTFDIHREDQERTAQLLEAGTVMGAVTSQREPVAGCVASPLGRMRYVPIASRALAERWFSRGLSRAALEAAPIVDFDRHDTLQAKFAHRHGARSEAPRHVISASAEFAEAVRMGLGWGMLLPGQFEAGLADGSLVQLAETGVEVPLWWQRWNLSSPLLDLVTDAVQSAARTSPALV